A single region of the Paraburkholderia sprentiae WSM5005 genome encodes:
- a CDS encoding NAD(P)-dependent oxidoreductase, whose protein sequence is MDIGFIGLGEMGAAMVANIVKAGHQVRVWNRSPEKAQPLAGLGAQIVATPAEAFAGDAVFSMLADDAALREVITASLLEHAPRGLIHANMATISVALAEELATAHASRGVHYVAAPVLGRPDVAAAGKLTIVAGGPAESIDRIQPIFDALGQKTWRIGSLPQQANVMKLAANFMLGAAIETLGEAAALVTGHGLPMQDFLDVITSGLFPGPVYSGYGKLIAEQRFEPALFKARLGLKDVRLALAAADAVTTPMPVASVVRDSLIEAIAHGDGEKDFAVLGQIAIRRAGR, encoded by the coding sequence ATGGACATCGGTTTTATCGGTCTCGGCGAGATGGGCGCCGCGATGGTTGCAAACATTGTGAAAGCTGGGCACCAGGTGCGCGTGTGGAACCGCTCGCCGGAAAAAGCGCAGCCGCTGGCCGGGCTGGGCGCGCAGATCGTCGCGACGCCGGCCGAAGCGTTTGCGGGGGACGCCGTGTTCTCGATGCTTGCCGACGATGCCGCGCTGCGCGAAGTCATCACCGCGTCGCTGCTCGAACATGCGCCGCGCGGGCTGATCCACGCGAACATGGCGACGATTTCCGTGGCGCTCGCCGAAGAACTGGCGACCGCGCACGCGTCGCGCGGCGTGCACTATGTGGCCGCGCCGGTACTCGGCCGGCCTGACGTCGCGGCCGCGGGCAAGCTGACGATCGTCGCGGGCGGCCCGGCCGAATCGATCGACCGGATTCAGCCGATTTTCGACGCACTCGGCCAGAAGACCTGGCGCATCGGCTCGCTGCCGCAGCAAGCGAACGTGATGAAGCTGGCCGCGAACTTCATGCTCGGCGCCGCGATCGAGACGCTCGGCGAAGCGGCCGCGCTGGTGACCGGCCACGGCCTCCCGATGCAGGACTTCCTCGACGTGATCACGAGCGGCCTGTTTCCGGGTCCGGTGTACTCGGGCTACGGCAAGCTGATCGCCGAGCAGCGCTTCGAACCGGCGCTGTTCAAGGCGCGTCTGGGGCTGAAGGACGTGCGCCTCGCGCTGGCCGCCGCCGATGCGGTGACGACGCCGATGCCGGTCGCGAGCGTGGTGCGCGACAGCCTGATCGAGGCGATCGCGCACGGCGATGGCGAGAAGGACTTCGCGGTGCTGGGTCAGATCGCGATACGGCGGGCCGGCCGTTGA